Proteins from a single region of Acidobacteriota bacterium:
- a CDS encoding AbrB/MazE/SpoVT family DNA-binding domain-containing protein: MATTPVHSRVTSQNQTSVPAEVRKELGIQAGTTLEWNLRDGEAIVRRARKSSFEDIHKALFPEGPPKRQTLKQLKQGIADYIRENAERRGY, encoded by the coding sequence ATGGCCACGACTCCTGTCCACTCCCGGGTGACGTCGCAGAACCAGACTTCTGTGCCCGCTGAGGTCCGCAAAGAGCTCGGAATTCAGGCCGGCACCACGCTCGAGTGGAACCTCCGGGACGGCGAGGCCATCGTCCGTCGTGCGCGCAAATCCAGTTTCGAGGATATCCACAAGGCGCTTTTTCCCGAAGGCCCACCGAAGCGTCAGACGCTCAAGCAGTTGAAACAGGGCATCGCCGATTACATTCGAGAAAATGCTGAGCGCCGCGGATACTAA
- a CDS encoding peptidase S9, translating into MRRLPTLVLLIASCAMLALAARAQYFGQNKVRHKTLNFEVLKTQHFDIYFYPEERAASVEIGRMAERWYARYTKLFHHVLTTRQPLVLYASHTDFEQTTVLPGFISPSTGGVTTAIGRKIVLPLAGSLAADDHVLGHELVHAYQYDMTLSRGSPIPLVSRLPLWFVEGMAEYCSLGPRDANTAMWIRDAVARDTFPTVKDLGNPNKYFPYRYGEAFWAYVAGRYGDDKIAPMLLDAARAGNVDAAIQAVLHVSAKQLSADWLQASEAKNRPVLQATEAVAPAQVLVAAKKNEASLNVSPALSPNGQWVMFFSERGVFSIELFLANAETGQIVRQITSTAIDAHFNNLEFINSAGAWASDSNRFAFGHVEGGNAYVSIYDVAQNRVVHKYLIPGAGEVFSPTWAPDGRQIVVSAIEGGQTNLYLLDLSNGAVRKLTNDNYAELEPAWSPDGKQIAFVTDRFTADLSDLSHGPYRLALLDVASGAVSAIPTAGRGNQINPQWSPDGQSLYCISDTSGIPGIYRLPLTGGAAPEQLTNLQTGVSGITALSPALSVATGTGAIVYSEFSDNNYSLVRLSPQAAPVPSATASLHPALLPGRTSDTGEVATYLGNWQDGLALAANFTTEPYHPGLELDYIAPPSVSVGVSNFGTLLGGGTALHFSDLLGYQNLTVAFESLSSSGAAGFLNNLSASGLYTNERHRWTWGIGGGQTPFVSGSVAAVTGVINGRPVAQTQEVTQWQLDRQVVGVLEYPFSRAQRIEFTAGFENIGFAAEQRTNLVDLVTGSTVASREESIPAPPGLNFAVGSAALVYDTSIFGGVSPIRGQSYRLQAGGNAGSIDFATALADYRKYLGVTNSLSLAGRVLTFGRYGSGAGDPRMQDLFLGYPSLVRGYDFNSFSPQECGPSIETTGACPVLDRLIGSKIGVLNLEARLELTGPLGVLRSPQIPPIELAPFFDAGTAWTAAIKPDFLGGSRRPVTSEGLTLRANLLGFAVVSIDYAIPNNRPLKSHVWEFSFLPGF; encoded by the coding sequence ATGAGACGCCTCCCGACGCTCGTCTTGTTAATCGCCTCGTGCGCGATGCTCGCCCTGGCTGCGCGCGCTCAGTATTTTGGCCAGAACAAGGTCCGTCACAAGACGCTCAATTTCGAGGTGCTCAAGACCCAGCACTTCGATATCTACTTTTATCCCGAGGAACGCGCGGCCAGCGTCGAGATCGGCCGCATGGCGGAGCGTTGGTACGCTCGTTACACCAAGCTCTTTCATCACGTCCTCACCACCCGCCAGCCGCTGGTGCTTTACGCCAGTCATACCGACTTCGAGCAGACCACGGTACTGCCCGGCTTCATCTCACCCTCGACCGGCGGCGTCACGACCGCCATCGGCCGCAAAATCGTACTGCCGCTCGCCGGCTCGCTCGCCGCTGATGATCACGTCCTCGGTCACGAGCTGGTCCACGCCTATCAGTACGACATGACCCTCAGCCGCGGCAGCCCGATTCCGCTGGTCTCGCGCCTGCCCCTTTGGTTTGTCGAAGGCATGGCCGAGTACTGCTCGCTCGGCCCCCGCGACGCCAACACCGCCATGTGGATCCGCGATGCCGTTGCCCGCGACACATTTCCCACCGTCAAGGACCTCGGCAACCCCAACAAATACTTCCCCTACCGCTACGGCGAAGCCTTCTGGGCCTATGTCGCCGGGCGTTATGGAGACGACAAAATCGCCCCCATGTTGCTCGACGCCGCCCGCGCCGGCAACGTCGATGCCGCTATCCAAGCCGTCCTGCACGTCAGCGCCAAACAGCTTTCCGCCGATTGGCTGCAAGCGAGCGAAGCCAAAAATCGTCCGGTGCTGCAAGCCACCGAGGCCGTGGCGCCGGCGCAGGTTCTGGTGGCGGCCAAAAAGAACGAGGCCAGCCTCAACGTCAGCCCCGCGCTCAGCCCCAACGGCCAGTGGGTGATGTTTTTTTCCGAGCGCGGCGTATTTTCCATCGAGTTGTTCCTGGCCAATGCCGAAACCGGCCAGATCGTCCGCCAGATTACCTCGACCGCCATCGACGCGCACTTCAACAATCTGGAGTTCATCAACTCGGCCGGCGCCTGGGCCTCCGACAGCAACCGCTTCGCGTTTGGACACGTTGAAGGCGGCAATGCCTACGTCTCCATCTACGACGTCGCCCAAAACCGGGTGGTCCACAAATACCTCATCCCCGGCGCCGGCGAAGTCTTCAGTCCGACTTGGGCGCCCGATGGCCGCCAAATCGTCGTGAGCGCCATTGAGGGCGGTCAGACCAATTTGTACCTGCTCGATCTCAGCAACGGCGCCGTGCGCAAGCTCACCAACGACAACTATGCTGAACTCGAGCCCGCCTGGTCGCCCGACGGCAAGCAAATCGCTTTCGTCACCGACCGTTTCACCGCCGACCTCAGCGATCTCTCCCACGGCCCGTACCGCTTAGCGCTGCTTGATGTGGCCAGCGGCGCGGTCAGTGCTATTCCCACCGCCGGCAGAGGCAATCAGATCAATCCGCAATGGTCGCCCGACGGGCAATCGCTTTACTGCATCTCCGACACCAGCGGCATTCCCGGTATCTACCGGCTGCCCCTCACCGGCGGCGCCGCCCCGGAGCAACTCACCAACCTGCAGACCGGCGTCAGCGGCATCACCGCCCTCAGCCCAGCGCTGTCGGTCGCCACCGGCACCGGCGCCATCGTCTACAGCGAATTCTCGGACAACAACTACAGCCTCGTCCGTCTCTCCCCGCAAGCCGCGCCGGTTCCGTCCGCCACCGCGTCGCTGCATCCCGCTCTGCTTCCGGGGCGCACGAGCGACACCGGCGAAGTCGCCACTTACCTGGGGAACTGGCAGGATGGCCTCGCGCTCGCCGCCAATTTCACCACCGAGCCCTACCACCCCGGCCTCGAGCTCGACTACATCGCCCCGCCCAGCGTCTCCGTCGGTGTCAGCAACTTCGGCACGCTGCTCGGTGGCGGCACGGCGCTGCACTTCAGCGATCTGCTGGGCTATCAGAATCTGACCGTAGCTTTCGAATCCCTCAGCAGCAGCGGTGCAGCCGGTTTTCTCAATAACCTGTCCGCCTCGGGTCTGTACACCAACGAACGCCATCGCTGGACCTGGGGCATTGGCGGCGGGCAAACGCCGTTTGTCTCCGGCAGTGTCGCCGCCGTTACCGGCGTCATCAACGGCCGCCCGGTGGCCCAGACGCAGGAAGTCACGCAATGGCAGCTCGACCGCCAGGTGGTCGGCGTGCTCGAATATCCTTTCAGCCGGGCGCAGCGGATCGAGTTCACCGCCGGCTTTGAAAATATTGGCTTTGCCGCTGAACAGCGCACCAACCTCGTCGATCTCGTCACCGGATCAACCGTTGCTTCCCGGGAAGAGAGCATTCCCGCCCCGCCGGGACTCAATTTTGCCGTCGGCTCCGCCGCGCTGGTCTATGACACCTCGATCTTTGGCGGGGTCAGCCCCATTCGCGGCCAGAGCTACCGCCTGCAGGCCGGCGGCAACGCCGGCAGCATCGACTTCGCCACCGCTCTGGCCGACTACCGTAAATATCTCGGCGTTACCAACTCTCTCAGCCTTGCGGGCCGCGTCCTCACCTTCGGCCGCTACGGCTCGGGCGCGGGTGACCCCCGCATGCAGGACTTGTTCCTGGGCTATCCCTCGCTCGTCCGCGGCTACGACTTCAATTCCTTTTCGCCCCAGGAGTGCGGCCCCAGCATTGAGACCACCGGCGCCTGTCCCGTGCTCGACCGCCTCATCGGCAGCAAGATTGGCGTCCTCAATCTCGAAGCCCGCCTCGAACTCACCGGCCCCCTCGGCGTGCTCCGCAGCCCGCAAATTCCTCCCATCGAACTGGCGCCCTTCTTCGACGCCGGCACCGCCTGGACCGCGGCGATCAAACCCGACTTCCTCGGCGGATCCCGCCGCCCCGTCACCAGCGAAGGCCTCACTCTGCGCGCCAATCTCCTGGGTTTTGCAGTCGTCTCCATCGACTACGCCATCCCCAACAACCGCCCCCTCAAGTCCCACGTCTGGGAGTTCAGCTTCCTCCCCGGCTTCTGA
- a CDS encoding PadR family transcriptional regulator — protein MTKDRLQGTLDLLILKTLAVRGAAHGYAIAAHIDRISDALVQVEEGSLYPALHRLEQAGLIAGDWRTSETNRRARYYALRPAGKKRLAEEEQQWQRLVRGVGAVLAQEL, from the coding sequence ATGACGAAGGACCGGCTGCAAGGAACGCTGGATTTGCTGATTTTGAAGACCTTGGCGGTGCGCGGCGCAGCGCATGGATACGCTATCGCCGCGCACATTGACCGGATATCGGATGCGCTGGTGCAGGTCGAAGAGGGGTCGCTCTACCCTGCCCTGCACCGGCTGGAGCAGGCGGGGCTGATTGCCGGTGATTGGAGGACGTCGGAGACAAACCGGCGGGCGCGGTATTATGCGCTGCGGCCAGCGGGAAAGAAACGGCTGGCGGAAGAAGAGCAGCAATGGCAGCGGCTGGTGCGAGGGGTGGGCGCGGTGCTGGCACAGGAGCTATAG
- a CDS encoding ABC transporter permease: MAAAGARGGRGAGTGAIAMGLWQRLGRTVRPGKLDQDIAEEMQHHLAMRAGEGKSAREVRLRFGPPERIGAEAHERDVVTWLESCLQDLRHAGRMLRRSPGFTAVVVISLALGIGANAAIFSLVNAVLLKTLPVPEPQQIVLLGQKGNGMGSMPLLSYPLVQEMAASGRAEGVEVGAASGANDYRLGPNETGPAVASLQLVTGGYFSGLEIKPALGRWINDSDTRAVGASPVVVVGYGFWQKQLGGAVDVIGRTIELRSVKLTIVGVAPRGFTGLNPANPADVWAPVTMQAVLHAGGSRMSVNGDDSKPWTSQEQIAWLAAYARMPRPGSAARLQGEWNGLLAQSWKRIAPDATPMTLTMSHGASGDGQLRLEYGGPLRMLMALAALMLLIAIANVATLLLARTVRRRREIAVRLAVGISSGRLARQLVTEGVLLAALAGAAAVALALWLSGFLVRLAGAGDGVPFQPDLDWRVWVLLAGVALVTGVVLGLLPAWQAKRGRPAEDLKSEAGQASGGKHVPLGRWLVIAQVALSLLLVAGAGLFARNLAGMFHVNLGFQPDHLLSAELLLPPGTDLPLAASLALEQRLLRQARAIPGVTTAALSDNGLDANSNSNSGIVFPDDPNPKEKPRAEEDTVTRSFFGTVGMNLVRGRGFDPTDTAHSPAVVVVNQAFARAHYAGRDPMGQTFGYDRDSIGKFRIIGVVADARVNDPHKPAVPMFYHLADQVAGVPLRLVVRTAGSPSAMAAPLRAAIATADPGLRVFSIVPVRERVSRLLSRDKLVAQLSGGFGLLALLLACLGVYGVMAYAVAARTSEFGLRMALGATRGGVLGLVLGETARLLAIGAVIGVGLVLLCGRWVQPLLHGGVATADPVTLAAAIAVMIVLPLLAAAIPGWRAARADPAQVLRR; encoded by the coding sequence ATGGCAGCGGCTGGTGCGAGGGGTGGGCGCGGTGCTGGCACAGGAGCTATAGCCATGGGACTTTGGCAGCGGTTGGGACGGACGGTGAGGCCGGGAAAGCTGGATCAGGACATTGCCGAAGAGATGCAGCACCATCTGGCGATGCGCGCGGGCGAGGGCAAGAGCGCGCGCGAGGTGCGGCTGCGGTTTGGACCACCGGAGCGTATCGGCGCCGAGGCGCATGAGCGCGACGTGGTGACGTGGCTGGAGTCCTGCTTGCAGGATTTGCGGCACGCGGGCCGGATGCTGCGCCGCAGCCCGGGGTTTACCGCAGTCGTCGTGATTTCACTGGCGCTTGGGATTGGGGCGAATGCGGCGATCTTCAGCCTGGTGAACGCAGTGCTGCTGAAGACCCTGCCGGTGCCCGAGCCGCAGCAGATTGTGTTGCTGGGGCAGAAGGGCAACGGCATGGGGTCGATGCCTTTGCTGTCGTATCCGCTGGTGCAGGAGATGGCTGCGTCGGGGCGAGCGGAAGGCGTCGAGGTGGGAGCCGCGAGCGGTGCGAACGATTACCGCTTGGGGCCGAACGAAACCGGGCCGGCGGTCGCCAGCCTGCAGTTGGTCACGGGTGGCTACTTTAGCGGACTGGAGATCAAGCCGGCGCTGGGACGATGGATCAACGACAGCGATACCCGGGCGGTGGGGGCGTCGCCGGTAGTCGTGGTAGGCTACGGGTTTTGGCAAAAGCAGTTGGGCGGCGCGGTGGATGTGATCGGACGGACGATTGAGTTGCGCAGTGTCAAGCTCACGATCGTGGGCGTGGCGCCGCGCGGCTTTACGGGGCTGAATCCGGCGAACCCGGCAGATGTGTGGGCGCCGGTGACGATGCAAGCGGTGCTGCACGCCGGCGGCAGCCGGATGAGTGTCAACGGCGACGACAGCAAACCCTGGACCTCGCAGGAGCAGATCGCGTGGCTGGCCGCATACGCACGGATGCCGCGGCCGGGGAGCGCGGCGCGCTTGCAGGGCGAATGGAACGGGTTACTGGCGCAAAGCTGGAAGCGGATAGCGCCGGATGCGACGCCGATGACGCTAACGATGAGCCACGGCGCCAGCGGCGACGGGCAGTTGCGCCTTGAATACGGCGGTCCGTTGCGCATGCTGATGGCGCTGGCGGCACTGATGCTGCTGATCGCGATTGCCAACGTGGCGACATTGTTGCTGGCGCGGACAGTGCGGCGGCGGAGAGAGATTGCCGTCCGGTTGGCGGTGGGGATCAGCAGCGGGCGGCTGGCGCGGCAACTGGTTACCGAGGGTGTTCTGCTGGCGGCGCTTGCCGGGGCGGCGGCCGTGGCGCTGGCGTTGTGGCTGAGCGGATTTCTGGTGCGGCTCGCGGGCGCCGGGGACGGCGTCCCGTTCCAGCCGGATTTGGATTGGCGGGTGTGGGTGCTGCTGGCTGGAGTTGCACTGGTGACCGGGGTGGTGTTGGGACTATTGCCGGCGTGGCAAGCCAAACGCGGGAGACCGGCGGAAGATTTGAAGAGCGAAGCCGGGCAAGCGAGCGGCGGAAAACACGTGCCGCTGGGGCGTTGGCTGGTGATCGCTCAGGTGGCGCTGTCGCTTTTGCTCGTGGCTGGCGCCGGCTTGTTTGCTCGGAATCTGGCGGGGATGTTTCACGTGAATCTGGGCTTTCAGCCCGATCATCTGCTCAGCGCGGAGTTGTTGCTACCGCCGGGGACAGACTTGCCGCTGGCCGCTAGTCTTGCGCTGGAGCAGAGATTGCTGCGACAGGCGCGCGCGATTCCGGGCGTCACCACGGCGGCGCTGAGCGACAACGGCCTGGATGCCAACTCCAACTCCAACAGCGGGATTGTGTTCCCGGACGACCCCAACCCGAAAGAGAAACCCCGAGCGGAAGAAGACACTGTGACCCGGTCGTTCTTTGGCACTGTCGGCATGAACCTGGTCCGCGGGCGCGGATTTGACCCTACGGATACCGCGCACAGCCCGGCGGTTGTGGTGGTGAATCAGGCGTTTGCGCGGGCGCATTACGCGGGGCGTGACCCGATGGGTCAGACGTTCGGGTATGACCGCGACAGTATCGGCAAATTTCGCATTATCGGCGTGGTGGCGGACGCGCGGGTGAATGATCCGCACAAGCCGGCGGTGCCGATGTTTTATCACCTGGCGGATCAGGTGGCCGGCGTCCCGCTGCGCCTGGTGGTGCGGACCGCGGGCTCGCCATCGGCTATGGCAGCTCCGCTGCGGGCAGCGATCGCAACCGCCGATCCGGGGCTGCGCGTGTTCTCGATTGTACCGGTACGCGAGCGCGTGAGCCGGCTGCTGAGCCGGGACAAGCTGGTCGCGCAGTTGAGCGGCGGCTTTGGCCTGCTGGCGCTGCTGCTGGCGTGTCTCGGAGTTTATGGCGTGATGGCGTATGCTGTCGCGGCGCGAACGAGTGAATTCGGGCTGCGGATGGCGCTGGGGGCGACGCGTGGCGGGGTCCTGGGGTTGGTGCTGGGCGAGACGGCACGTCTGCTGGCCATCGGCGCGGTGATTGGGGTGGGGCTGGTGCTGCTGTGCGGCCGCTGGGTGCAGCCCCTGCTGCATGGCGGTGTTGCAACAGCAGATCCAGTTACGCTGGCAGCGGCCATCGCGGTCATGATTGTGTTGCCGCTGTTGGCGGCGGCGATACCCGGCTGGCGGGCGGCTCGGGCCGACCCGGCGCAAGTGTTGCGGAGGTAA
- a CDS encoding mechanosensitive ion channel family protein: MHILVTFHAWLRAVLVLGAALIAGLIVHAILFGILARRAGKPGRIVEASLHQHARRPARWLLPVVAMLLALPAAPLPLLWHSGLQHLFSLILIAGGAWCIMLATAVLADIVASRYRIDVADNLEARRIATQVQVMRRVIGVIVVILTLALMLLTFPGAKAIGTSMLASAGLAALVVGMAMRPTLSNLVAGIQIALTQPMRLEDAVIVENEWGWIEEITATYVAVRLWDWRRMILPLTYFIETPFQNWTRKTATLIGSVYLYLDYTAPLDALRQELERLCHATDKWYGGVCVLQVSDCKEYTIEVRALADARDAPTAWDLRCLIREGLIEFLQKNYPYALPKTRGELSGKLDGLTSATLAPGRPEPPASRVSPPPTAATQS; the protein is encoded by the coding sequence GTGCATATCCTGGTTACTTTTCACGCCTGGCTGCGTGCCGTTCTGGTCCTGGGTGCGGCGCTGATCGCTGGCCTGATTGTCCACGCCATCCTCTTCGGCATCCTGGCCCGCAGGGCCGGCAAGCCCGGCCGCATCGTAGAGGCCTCGCTCCACCAGCACGCCCGCCGCCCCGCGCGCTGGCTCCTGCCGGTGGTCGCGATGCTGCTGGCGCTGCCCGCCGCCCCCTTGCCGCTGCTCTGGCACTCCGGTCTGCAGCATCTGTTCAGCCTCATCCTCATCGCCGGCGGCGCCTGGTGCATCATGCTCGCCACCGCGGTGCTGGCCGACATCGTCGCCTCCCGCTACCGCATCGACGTAGCCGATAACCTCGAAGCCCGCCGCATCGCCACTCAGGTCCAGGTCATGCGCCGCGTCATCGGCGTCATCGTGGTCATCCTCACCCTGGCGCTGATGCTGCTGACCTTCCCCGGCGCCAAAGCCATCGGCACCAGCATGCTGGCCTCCGCCGGCCTGGCGGCTCTCGTGGTCGGCATGGCCATGCGGCCCACGCTCAGCAATCTCGTCGCCGGCATCCAGATCGCCCTCACCCAGCCCATGCGCCTCGAAGACGCCGTCATTGTCGAAAACGAATGGGGCTGGATCGAAGAAATCACCGCCACCTACGTCGCCGTCCGCCTCTGGGACTGGCGCCGCATGATCCTGCCGCTGACCTATTTCATCGAAACCCCGTTCCAGAACTGGACCCGCAAAACCGCCACCCTCATCGGTTCTGTCTACCTCTATCTCGACTACACCGCCCCGCTCGACGCGCTCCGCCAGGAACTCGAGCGCCTCTGTCACGCCACCGACAAATGGTACGGCGGCGTCTGCGTCCTCCAGGTTTCCGACTGCAAGGAATACACCATCGAGGTCCGCGCCCTCGCCGACGCCAGAGACGCCCCCACGGCCTGGGACCTGCGCTGCCTAATCCGCGAAGGTTTAATCGAGTTCCTGCAGAAAAACTACCCCTATGCCCTCCCCAAAACCCGCGGGGAACTGTCGGGCAAGCTCGACGGCCTTACCTCCGCAACACTTGCGCCGGGTCGGCCCGAGCCGCCCGCCAGCCGGGTATCGCCGCCGCCAACAGCGGCAACACAATCATGA
- a CDS encoding serine/threonine protein kinase yields the protein MARDGESPLPPDELPTLAGDSAPSGVDSDAPTLVHVDADAPTLAAGSQAAAEAAPARVKIGNYSILGRLGEGGMGVVYEAMQENPHRVVALKIIRDAFAGAQAVRMFQREAQVLGRLRHPGIAAIYESGRTPDGQHFFAMELVRGLRLDEYLRQHAEEDLPQRARVRLRLDLFLLLCDAVSYAHQRGVIHRDLKPANVLVQEPETKTVSISGQAAAVKVLDFGLARLTEEEGEGPSPATLPGAVQGTVPYMSPEQVRGQSELVDVRSDVYALGVMLYEMLAGELPYDLRRASLLDAARIISETPPRPLPAALAKTPIGRDLSVIVRKALEKDPQQRYQSVAALGEDIRRACDDRPILAQPPSSMYQIRKLVARHRVGVASAAAVIALLVMFAVGMAIAARRIATQRDRANRSAQVAQQVSGFLVNLFQASNPNQARGKTVTARELLDTGAASIQKDRAMDPEVKASLLGTIGAAYSSLGFFKTAEPMLQASLAVRTRLFGSGSKPVADSLRDLGLQALARGDDKDAVQYYQQALAIDQRIEGPSNSDVAALLNGIGTALYQRGMLPEAQSYFQRSLAMRIKLDGPDSPKLIPMRANLAEIAATQKNYAVAASQFQKDLELADKVYGPDAPVVSQLENNLGAVMFIEKKYDQAEGYYQQALALNRKLLGNQHPEIGLNLANIAQVQDAKGDLAAAAATFQQALQILSAKVPATDYSLRFVDLNLGSVLVRLGGTKNLLTAEGLLRTALTADEQTLPAGSWDIADVQSEFGGCLLAQGNLRAAEPLLVDSFPTLQAKLGANDPVAITRALGRLVALYEGLHQPAQARHYAQLLTGAGPGVAAPRHPLGARPGRGPRRPRPGRGVGQGEPQMRGELGDPRSAFSHQ from the coding sequence ATGGCCCGAGACGGGGAGTCACCACTTCCACCGGATGAGCTGCCTACCTTAGCAGGAGATTCTGCGCCCAGCGGCGTCGACTCTGACGCGCCCACGCTCGTCCATGTGGATGCGGATGCGCCCACGCTTGCCGCAGGTTCGCAGGCGGCGGCTGAGGCTGCACCCGCGCGCGTCAAAATTGGCAACTACTCCATCCTGGGCCGGCTGGGTGAGGGCGGCATGGGGGTGGTGTACGAGGCGATGCAGGAAAACCCGCATCGCGTCGTGGCGCTGAAAATCATCCGCGATGCTTTCGCCGGCGCGCAAGCGGTGCGCATGTTCCAGCGCGAGGCGCAGGTGCTGGGGCGGCTGCGCCACCCGGGGATTGCGGCGATCTATGAATCCGGGCGCACGCCGGATGGGCAGCATTTTTTTGCCATGGAACTGGTGCGCGGGCTGCGGCTGGATGAGTACCTGCGGCAGCATGCGGAGGAAGATCTGCCGCAGCGGGCGCGCGTCCGCCTGCGGCTGGATCTGTTTCTACTGCTCTGTGATGCGGTCAGCTATGCGCACCAGCGCGGCGTGATCCACCGCGACCTCAAACCCGCCAACGTGCTGGTGCAGGAACCGGAAACCAAAACGGTGAGCATCTCTGGCCAGGCGGCTGCGGTGAAGGTGCTCGACTTCGGCTTGGCACGCTTGACCGAGGAGGAGGGCGAAGGGCCCAGCCCGGCGACGCTGCCGGGCGCGGTGCAGGGAACCGTGCCCTATATGAGCCCGGAGCAGGTGCGGGGGCAGAGCGAACTGGTGGATGTGCGCAGCGACGTCTACGCGCTGGGCGTAATGCTGTACGAAATGCTGGCCGGCGAGCTTCCCTATGATTTGCGCCGCGCCAGCCTGCTTGACGCGGCGCGGATCATCTCGGAAACGCCACCGCGCCCGCTGCCAGCGGCGCTGGCCAAGACCCCCATCGGCCGCGACTTATCCGTGATTGTCCGCAAGGCGCTGGAAAAAGATCCGCAGCAACGCTACCAGAGCGTGGCGGCACTGGGCGAGGACATCCGCCGCGCCTGCGACGACCGGCCCATCCTGGCGCAGCCGCCCAGTTCCATGTATCAGATCCGCAAGCTGGTGGCGCGGCATCGGGTGGGCGTGGCCTCGGCGGCGGCGGTGATTGCGCTGCTGGTTATGTTTGCCGTGGGTATGGCGATTGCCGCCCGGCGCATCGCCACGCAGCGCGACCGCGCCAATCGTTCGGCGCAGGTGGCGCAGCAAGTCTCCGGCTTTTTGGTCAATTTGTTCCAGGCCTCCAACCCCAACCAGGCGCGCGGCAAAACCGTCACCGCCCGCGAGCTGCTCGATACTGGCGCGGCCAGCATTCAAAAGGACCGCGCCATGGATCCGGAGGTCAAGGCCTCACTCCTCGGCACCATTGGCGCCGCCTATTCCAGCCTGGGCTTCTTCAAGACCGCCGAGCCGATGCTGCAGGCCTCACTCGCCGTCCGCACGCGCCTGTTCGGCTCCGGCAGCAAACCCGTCGCGGATTCCCTGCGGGATCTGGGCCTGCAAGCGCTGGCTCGGGGCGATGACAAGGATGCAGTTCAGTACTATCAGCAGGCGCTCGCCATTGATCAGCGTATCGAGGGACCTTCCAACAGCGATGTCGCCGCGCTGCTCAATGGCATCGGCACTGCGCTGTATCAGCGCGGCATGTTGCCCGAGGCGCAATCGTACTTCCAGCGTTCGCTGGCGATGCGCATTAAACTTGATGGACCCGACAGTCCCAAGCTGATTCCCATGCGCGCCAACCTAGCCGAGATCGCCGCGACGCAGAAGAACTACGCCGTCGCCGCCTCTCAGTTCCAGAAAGATCTGGAGCTCGCCGACAAGGTGTACGGCCCCGACGCGCCGGTGGTCTCGCAGCTTGAGAACAACCTCGGCGCCGTGATGTTCATCGAGAAAAAATACGATCAGGCCGAAGGCTACTACCAGCAGGCGCTGGCGCTCAATCGCAAATTGCTGGGCAACCAGCATCCCGAGATCGGTCTCAATCTGGCCAACATCGCCCAGGTGCAGGACGCGAAGGGAGACTTGGCTGCCGCCGCGGCAACCTTCCAGCAGGCACTCCAGATTTTGAGCGCCAAGGTGCCCGCCACCGACTACAGTTTGCGCTTTGTGGATTTAAACCTGGGTTCGGTGCTCGTGCGCCTGGGCGGGACCAAAAACCTGCTCACCGCCGAAGGTCTGCTGCGGACCGCTCTTACCGCCGACGAGCAAACGCTGCCGGCCGGCTCCTGGGATATTGCAGATGTGCAAAGCGAATTCGGTGGCTGCCTGCTCGCCCAGGGCAACCTGCGCGCGGCCGAACCGCTGCTGGTGGATAGCTTCCCGACGCTCCAGGCCAAGCTCGGCGCCAATGATCCGGTCGCGATTACGCGCGCGCTGGGCCGCCTGGTGGCGCTGTACGAGGGCTTGCATCAGCCCGCCCAGGCGCGCCATTATGCGCAACTGTTGACTGGCGCGGGGCCGGGCGTGGCTGCGCCACGCCACCCGCTTGGCGCCCGGCCGGGCCGGGGGCCCCGGAGGCCCCGACCCGGCCGGGGCGTTGGCCAAGGCGAGCCACAGATGAGGGGCGAGTTGGGCGATCCGCGATCAGCTTTCAGCCATCAGTGA